Genomic DNA from Lycium ferocissimum isolate CSIRO_LF1 unplaced genomic scaffold, AGI_CSIRO_Lferr_CH_V1 ctg16312, whole genome shotgun sequence:
ATGTTACATTACCCCCTCCTCAGAATCATTCGTCCTTAAATGAGAGTCATTgcctaaaattttctttttcactaagtctcaatttttttttccagaaatctTGCAAGAGTTTCCTTTGTGATCAAACGATTCCGGAAAGATAAAAATACAACTAACACCCAAACAAGAATAACATAGTCCTCATACGGACTCTCATAACTAGAACACTTAAGTCTCAACACTAAATAACGGATTTATACCTTTAGCTCACTTTTACAAGAGTTCGACAACCGAACGATTTAATACATGCCTGGAATAGGAAATAAGTAAGGCTATTTATTCTCCATGTCGTCCTATGCTTCCCAAGTCGCTTTTTcgatattattattttgccacATGACTTTAAcagaagctacatctttagttctcaaCCTCATAACTTGACGATCTATGATTTGCACAGGCttttcttcataagacaacCCCTCGTTGACCGCACTCTTTTCTTGAGTCAAGATATGTGAAGGATCAGGTTTATATAACGTCAACATCAAAATGTGAAACACAAATTCACCATAGACATCTCGGACGGTAACTTCAACTCGTAAGCCACCTTCTCCATCCTTCTCACAATTATAAGGGCCTATAAAATGAGGTCTCATCTTACCCTTTCCATCAAACTGCCTTTCGACCTTCATTGGCGACATTTTCAAGAATATCCCGTCACTAACAACGAACTCTAGCTCGCGACGCCTCATGTCCATATAAGAAttttgtcgactct
This window encodes:
- the LOC132042581 gene encoding uncharacterized protein LOC132042581, whose amino-acid sequence is MDMRRRELEFVVSDGIFLKMSPMKVERQFDGKGKMRPHFIGPYNCEKDGEGGLRVEVTVRDVYGEFVFHILMLTLYKPDPSHILTQEKSAVNEGLSYEEKPVQIIDRQVMRLRTKDVASVKVMWQNNNIEKATWEA